A portion of the Nomia melanderi isolate GNS246 chromosome 2, iyNomMela1, whole genome shotgun sequence genome contains these proteins:
- the LOC116426046 gene encoding solute carrier family 35 member E1 homolog, giving the protein MNDRRNNREVVTVLFLCLIWYVISSSNNVVGKMLLSEFPYPLTVTMVQLTSITAYSGPFFKMWGVRMYSTEIPWGYYLRLIVPLALGKFLANIFSHVSIWKVPVSYAHTVKATMPFFTVFLSRVILKEKQTWKVYFSLVPIVVGVGVATLTELSFNMIGLLSALASTMAFALQNIYSKKVLHDTGIHHLRLLLILSRLALLLFSPIWILFDLRRLIYDPVTHGSTELDYYILGLLFLDGVLNWFQNIIAFSVLSIVTPLTYAVASASKRIFVIAVTLFVLGNPVTWINIFGMTLAIFGVLCYNKAKYDQRKEKESQTVLPKYYDKNRNGVSSSFTANGWADKKQQSFSV; this is encoded by the exons ATGAACGATCGTCGGAACAATCGGGAAGTGGTCACGGTGTTGTTTTTATGTCTGATTTGGTACGTGATTTCGAGCAGCAACAATGTGGTGGGTAAAATGTTGCTGTCGGAGTTTCCCTATCCGTTGACAGTGACCATGGTCCAGCTAACCTCGATCACCGCCTATTCCGGTCCGTTCTTCAAAATGTGGGGTGTGCGGATGTACTCGACGGAAATCCCCTGGGGATATTATCTGCGGCTGATCGTGCCTCTCGCGCTGGGAAAATTCTTGGCGAACATATTCAGCCACGTCAGCATCTGGAAAGTCCCTGTGTCGTATGCCCATACTG TGAAGGCTACAATGCCCTTCTTCACGGTGTTCCTGTCCAGAGTAATCTTGAAAGAGAAGCAAACATGGAAGGTGTACTTTAGTCTGGTTCCAATTGTGGTTGGTGTTGGAGTTGCTACTTTAACGGAGCTTAGTTTCAATATGATAGGTCTTTTGAGTGCCTTAGCGTCTACCATGGCATTCGctttgcaaaatatttattccaaGAAG GTGCTACATGATACGGGAATACACCATTTGAGGCTCCTGTTAATTTTGAGTCGTTTAGCGTTATTGCTCTTCTCTCCCATATGGATACTGTTCGATCTGAGGCGTTTAATATACGATCCTGTAACTCATGGATCGACAGAATTAGATTACTATATATTGGGCCTGTTATTCTTAGACGGTGTATTGAATtggtttcaaaatattattgcaTTCTCAGTATTATCCATTGTCACTCCTCTAACTTATGCAGTGGCCAGTGCGAGCAAGCGTATATTTGTCATTGCAGTAACTTTATTTGTACTTGGTAATCCAGTAACATGGATAAATATATTCGGTATGACACTGGCCATTTTTGGAGTATTATGTTACAACAAAGCGAAGTATGATCAacggaaggagaaagagagtcaAACAGTTCTTCCAAAATATTACGATAAAAATCGTAATGGTGTTAGTAGTTCCTTCACGGCGAATGGATGGGCTGACAAGAAACAACAATCGTTTTCTGTCTAG
- the LOC116426042 gene encoding uncharacterized protein LOC116426042: protein MESESPPPPKRFRRITRKDINIPLIECKREFKLPQQFPSRVTYPKRLCNLTQPKDLNNPSSKGMFVTNDVKKMQLKSKDGKNLGEIKLKFLSPNLIGKTIDYNKLDLRNKINKPVTLSFKCSKKLDKSSIMQETSVCIKNVPDNVNSDKYNLENSESKLLKSPCTISRFLQNDDLDNNVTSKNMFLSNIIHCNKLYDTRVTSNGSPKNKNVVPLSTSNDSLITKTKDNIGNIKGSMLQKSPIEASKAKVNTLKKTIMKNNVSEPSILKVSTLETSTTKVDVLKQPIVKGTMAKKVAIKIKEIDNIINKTDSSKANFASVIENKSSKENSENIERLNMLRLDNSTESNGKAQTEAKSFEMQIVQDATVQNKSQISSISEDVFYNKEIHNTNTISCLKDSSCNIMEPKNKKSCFENTNNSTNIDNEETINEVKQQKLSQRLDIIKEALISVTDKELRAKALKALEDCGIGIAKHVPIIPPENLRTVHDSQIQTDVFGLLDLENFVLVKEDIPTLERIKQIEHSTTTPMTDLNIPTQPSIMEHNNFDNEYFSLNTNSQLQTNDLHTLDMYFTQCQIENDNIVNNVKRTLDIPYSLIRKVHTQLTVDYTSVHQWDNNGMLNIHRAVLDNDLQEVKRLLLVLKACKISIDVLTENEMTSLELAVQSEASNDIVQLLLDEGAKPVLPETAHESAIIIACKSSSSLLPILLQYVTDHELLNKVDSNGMAPIHYCALNGNLSGINALLKTDVDVNLKDNRSGRTAIFHALENNHVPVARKLLAHGAITSIKNFSGQSALTLVEETKNFSLKAALK, encoded by the exons ATGGAATCAGAGTCTCCACCTCCACCTAAAAGATTTCGGAGAATAACAAGAAAAGATATCAACATACCCTTAATAGAATGTAAACGAGAATTTAAGTTGCCTCAACAATTTCCCAGTAGGGTAACATATCCAAAACGATTATGTAATTTAACACAGCCAAAAGATTTAAATAATCCATCGAGTAAAGGCATGTTTGTGACAAATGATGTAAAGAAGATGCAGTTAAAATCAAAGGATGGAAAGAACCTTGGGGAAATTAAGCTGAAATTTTTGTCTCCAAATTTAATAGGCAAAACCATTGATTATAACAAATTGGATTtgaggaataaaataaataagccTGTTACCCTTTCCTTTAAATGTTCAAAGAAATTAGATAAATCATCAATAATGCAAGAGACATCTGTTTGCATCAAGAATGTACCCGACAATGTTAATAGTGACAAATATAATTTGGAGAATTCTGAAAGCAAATTACTCAAAAGTCCATGTACAATTTCTAGATTTTTGCAAAATGACGACCTAGACAATAATGTAACtagtaaaaatatgtttctatcgaatataattcattgtaataaaTTGTATGATACTCGTGTAACAAGTAATGGAAgtccaaaaaataaaaatgtggtACCATTGAGTACATCAAATGATagtttaattacaaaaacaaaggATAATATAGGTAATATAAAAGGATCTATGTTGCAAAAAAGTCCAATAGAGGCATCCAAAGCgaaagttaacacgttaaaaaagactataatgaaaaataacgtATCAGAACCATCAATATTGAAAGTCAGTACTTTAGAAACATCTACAACAAAGGTTGATGTATTGAAGCAACCTATAGTGAAAGGTACTATGGCAAAGAAAGTTGCAATTAAAATTAAGGAAATAGATAATATCATTAACAAAACAGACAGCAGTAAAGCAAATTTTGCTTCTGTTATAGAGAATAAGTCTTCGAAGGAGAATAGTGAAAATATCGAAAGACTAAACATGTTAAGACTTGACAACAGTACAGAGTCTAATGGAAAAGCTCAGACTGAAGCAAAAAGCTTTGAGATGCAAATTGTACAAGATGCTACTGTTCAAAACAAGTCACAAATTAGTTCAATTTCTGAagatgtattttataataaggaAATTCACAATACAAACACTATTTCTTGTTTAAAAGATAGCTCCTGTAATATCATGGAACCTAAGAATAAAAAATCATGCTTTGAAAATACTAACAATAGTACAAATATTGATAATGAGGAAACTATAAATGAGGTGAAGCAACAAAAACTGTCACAACGTTTAGATATAATTAAAGAAGCATTGATCAGTGTAACTGATAAAGAACTTCGTGCTAAAGCTTTAAAAGCACTCGAGGATTGTGGTATAGGTATAGCAAAACATGTTCCAATTATTCCTCCTGAAAACTTGAGGACAGTACACGATTCTCAGATACAGACTGATGTGTTTGGACTCCTTGATTTAGAAAATTTTGTGTTAGTGAAAGAAGACATACCTACATTGGAAAGAATAAAACAAATCGAGCACTCCACAACAACTCCTATGACTGACTTAAACATACCAACGCAGCCTAGTATTATGGAgcataataattttgataatgaatatttttcgttaaataCGAATTCacagttgcaaacaaatgatctaCATACTTTAGATATGTATTTCACTCAGTGTCAAATCGAAAAtgataatatagtaaataatgtGAAACGAACTTTAGATATACCATACTCACTAATTAGAAAAGTTCATACACAGCTAACAGTTGACTACACATCAGTACATCAGTGGGACAATAATGGAATGCTTAATATTCATAGAGCAGTGTTAGACAATGATCTACAAGAAGTTAAAAGACTCCTATTGGTATTAAAAGCCTGTAAAATAAGTATTGATGTATTAACAGAAAATGAAATG ACCTCCTTAGAATTAGCAGTTCAGTCGGAAGCATCTAACGATATAGTACAACTATTACTAGATGAAGGAGCTAAACCAGTTTTACCAGAAACTGCACATGAATCAGCAATAATTATAGCTTGTAAATCATCCTCTTCTTTATTGCCTATTCTGTTACAATATGTTACAGATCATGAGTTACTAAATAAAGTAGATTCTAATG gCATGGCTCCTATACATTATTGTGCATTGAACGGCAACTTAAGTGGAATTAATGCATTATTAAAGACTGATGTTGATGTGAATTTGAAAGACAATCGTTCAGGAAGAACTGCAATCTTTCATGCTCTTGAGAATAATCATGTTCCAGTTGCACGAAAATTATTGGCGCATGGAGCTATTAcaagtataaaaaatttttcaGGACAATCTGCATTGACTTTAgtagaagaaacaaaaaatttttcGCTGAAAGcagcattgaa
- the Grip gene encoding glutamate receptor interacting protein: MFSSLRLTTMRSHKSRTRPGSVATSASSDSTRADDMSPQSYHPPSFLLLDDQDGPISAPSSVSSKVAQVRVEREGGSLGVTLRGGVSRALVVTGVKSDGPAAKEGRVRPGDRLLAVDDTELRGLTLTEAQRALRRSSDAPVASLTIEYDVANMEEARAATSGPLLVQLERGISGELGLTVRETANGVYIESLRPASTADRCGALHPGDKLLAVDETPVQDAVTAAKLLRNNFDNSRIARLQILPRPPSASQRTVKRRAQPQAQQSSNQTLQTKESLTVVLRPDHKGFGLALKPAEDRLGYVVSLLEAGGPAERSGVLLPGDKVLAINRRFLRDLQPPEVNGILESSQVIELVIEYKVGGPVVPSSGVFTVRVARPIGGQPDVGLTVNEDLIITEVRKGSLAYRTGSLAAGDRLLAIDGQKLDPGDLRQAAQLLHRPGSSVVALTVRKPDPVSENRDSSIGSDTTQQYSSGLLRPTRGSLPSVDSAVDSWGELGENSGAGPEILRLWDTASVDSGQLDLPMPPFPGPQERSSSDRPQQIVHVSLHKDPVYEDFGFSVSDGLYERGVYINRLRPGGPCDGVLRPYDRILRVNEASTEDCDCCLAVPLIAAAGSRLDLTIARPVSPPNIIKTL; the protein is encoded by the exons ATGTTTAGTTCCCTGAGACTGACCACCATGCGATCGCACAAGAGCCGTACTAGGCCCGGAAGCGTGGCCACATCTGCCAGTTCCGACTCGACCAGGGCTGACGACATGTCTCCGCAGAGCTACCATCCGCCTAGTTTCTTGCTACTGGATGATCAGGATGGCCCTATCTCGGCCCCGTCCAGCGTGTCCTCAAAGGTTGCCCAAGTCAGGGTCGAACGTGAAGGTGGCAGCTTAGGGGTGACCTTAAGGGGCGGAGTCTCCAGGGCACTGGTAGTCACTGGGGTGAAGTCCGACGGGCCAGCGGCGAAAGAGGGGAGAGTCAGACCCGGAGACAGGCTGCTAGCCGTGGACGACACTGAGCTGCGGGGTCTGACCCTGACGGAGGCTCAGAGAGCGCTCAGGAGGAGCTCGGACGCGCCGGTCGCTTCCTTGACCATCGAGTACGACGTCGCCAACATGGAGGAAGCTAGGGCTGCCACGTCTGGCCCTCTCCTGGTGCAACTGGAACGCGGCATCTCTG GGGAGCTAGGGCTAACCGTCAGGGAGACTGCGAACGGAGTCTACATCGAGAGTCTGCGGCCAGCGAGCACCGCGGACCGCTGCGGAGCTTTGCATCCGGGGGACAAGCTGTTGGCCGTTGACGAGACGCCTGTGCAGGACGCTGTCACGGCAGCTAAGCTGCTCAGGAATAATTTCGACAACTCGAGGATCGCTAGGCTACAGATTCTGCCCAGGCCGCCGAGCGCCTCTCAGAGGACGGTGAAGAGACGGGCGCAACCGCAGGCTCAGCAATCCTCGAATCAGACTTTACAAACTAAGGAAAGTCTGACTGTTGTCTTGAGACCTGATCACAAGGGCTTCGGTCTGGCCTTGAAACCCGCGGAGGACCGTCTAGGATACGTGGTCAGTTTGTTGGAGGCTGGTGGCCCAGCCGAGAGAAGCGGCGTCTTACTGCCCGGTGACAAAGTGTTGGCGATCAATCGCAGGTTCCTCAGGGACCTGCAGCCGCCGGAGGTCAATGGTATACTGGAGAGCTCGCAAGTT ATTGAACTGGTGATCGAGTACAAGGTCGGTGGACCGGTTGTACCCAGTTCAGGGGTATTCACCGTGCGAGTAGCGAGGCCGATCGGTGGTCAGCCGGACGTTGGCCTAACGGTTAACGAGGACCTAATCATCACGGAGGTCCGCAAGGGATCACTGGCATACAGAACGGGAAGCTTGGCAGCCGGTGATAGGCTATTGGCGATAGACGGACAAAAACTGGACCCAGGCGACCTTAGGCAGGCCGCGCAATTGTTACATCGCCCGGGAAGTTCGGTCGTCGCTCTAACTGTCAGGAAACCGGACCCCGTTTCGGAGAACAG AGACTCCAGTATAGGAAGCGACACGACTCAACAATACTCTAGTGGACTACTACGGCCTACAAGAGGAAGTCTTCCAAGCGTGGACAGTGCGGTAGATTCTTGGGGAGAGCTGGGAGAGAATAGCGGAGCGGGTCCAGAGATTCTAAGGTTATGGGACACTGCTTCCGTGGACAGTGGACAACTGGATCTTCCTATGCCGCCTTTCCCTGG GCCACAGGAACGTAGCAGTTCAGACAGACCGCAGCAGATAGTTCACGTGTCTTTGCACAAGGATCCAGTGTACGAGGACTTCGGGTTTTCAGTGTCGGACGGGTTGTACGAACGGGGAGTCTACATAAACCGTCTACGACCTGGTGGACCCTGCGACGGCGTCCTGCGACCTTACGACAGGATCTTGCGGGTAAACGAGGCCAGCACCGAAGACTGCGACTGTTGTCTGGCAGTACCGCTGATCGCTGCAGCTGGCTCGCGTTTAGACCTGACCATCGCCAGACCAGTGTCTCCTCCTAACATCATAAAAACactgtag